Part of the Nitrososphaera sp. genome is shown below.
CGCTCGTTGATTCGGATAGAATCAGAAATCGCAAATTCACGATTGTGATGGACACCGGCAACGGCGCCCAGGCAGCAGTTGCGCCGCTGATTGCAAGGCATCTCGGCTGCAAGGTGATTGTGGTTAATGGAAGAATCGATGGCGACTTTCCAGCCCGCGGATCAGAACCGCTTGTAACCAACCTTTCGATACTGACAGAGGCGGTGAAAAGTTCAAGGGCCGATCTCGGCGTGGCTTTTGACGGCGACGGCGACAGGAGCATCTTTTGCGATGAAAAAGGAGCTATTCACTGGGGCGATAAAACCGGCGCGCTGCTCACCAGGCACCTCATTTCGACAAGGCATCCTGGCGCGGAGGTTGTTTGCCCGATAAACACCTCCATGGTGCTAGAATCCGTGACTAAAGAGGCAGGCGGAAGAGTGTTTTACACAAAGGTGGGAAGCGTAGAAGTTTCTCGCGAGATGGTTGCAAGAGGCAGCCCGCTTGGGCTTGAGGAGAATGGCGGCTACATGTACGGCCCAATGAATCAGGTGCGCGACGGCGCAATGTCAACCTGCCTTGTCTTAGATATGCTTGCCGCATCTGCTTCGCCATTTTCTGGGCTGGTCGCAGGACTTCCAAGAACATACCAGTTCAAGGACAAGTTCTCTTGCAATTCAAGGGCATCGGTAGAGAGCGTTGTCAGGGCGGTTCTCGGTCACGGCTCGCCGAGAAGGATTGAGCAGATGGACGGGGCAAAAATCTGGATAGACGACGAGAGCTGGGTAATGGTGAGGCCGAGCGGGACAGAACCTCTTATCAGGATGTACGCCGAGTCGACAGACAAATCGCTCCTTGACTCCAAGGTCGAGGAGTACAGGCGAGTTATCGTTTCAACAATCGGCGGGATGCAGGATAGCTAGTTCTTTAGCCTGGACTCGTGGAACGCAGCTGCCATTCTGACGAGCTCCTCATGAATCCGGGTGTCGTCTGAAAGCTCGGGGTGGAATGACGTTCCAATCAGGTTCTTTTGGCGCACTGCAACCGGCCTTCCGTCCAGTTTTGCAATGACCTGTACCCCGCTTCCTACATCAGAGACGGCCGGCGCCCGGATAAAGACGGCCTTGAATGGTGATTTTCCCAACGACGGCATGTCAAGGTCGGTCTCAAACGAGTCGCTCTGGCGCCCAAACGCATTTCTTTCCACCACAATGTCCAGTCCGCCTATCAGCTTCTGCTTGGTCTCGCCCACCACCCTGTCAAACGCCCTGTTCGATAGCATTATCATGCCTGCGCAGGTGCCTAGCACCGGTAGGCCTTCAGAAATCCGCGACCTTATTGCGGGAAGGGAACTGTGAATGGCAGCAAGTGTGCTGATTACCGTACTCTCGCCTCCGGGCAGAATCAGGGCGTCGACGCGTTCTATTTCGTCAGGATAGCGGACCGAAATGACCTCGCCATCCAGGCCGAGCTGCTTCAATGCATTTTGCGCAGCAGCCAGGTTCTCCTCGATGTCACCCTGAAATCCAGCCACACCTATCACGAGTTTGCCAGTGGAAGATGCTGAAGGACGACCGGAAGAATCGCTCATCAGGCGGACTGGCCCCTTTCCTGCATCCGCAGTTCAAGATTCTTTACATCAAGTCCAAGCAGAGACTTTTTCTCGTCTACCATTTTTTGCGCCTCGGCAACTACTTTTTCGTCGTCGTGAAAAGTCGTGGCAAGTACGACGGCGCGAGCGCGCTGCGCGGGATCGTCTGACTTGAAAATTCCAGAGCCGACAAATACGCCGTCGCAGCCCAGGTTCATAAGAAGAGCCGCATCAGCAGGAGTGGTTATTCCGCCCGCGGCAAAATTAACGACAGGAAGCCTTCCAAGCCTTGCCGTCTCCTCTACAATTGCAAAAGAAACCTTGAGCTCCCTTGCGGCCTTCATCAGCTCCTGTTTGTCGCCGTCCTGAAACATTGACCTGATTCGCCGGACCTCGCCATTTACCGCGCGTATGTGGGTGACTGCCTCAGATACGTTTCCTGTGCCCGGTTCGCCCTTTGTGCGTATCATGGCGCAGCCTTCCTCTACTCTTCGCAAAGCCTCGCCGAGGCTCTTGGCGCCGTTCACGTAGGGCGTAGTGAAATCCCATTTCCAGATGTGCCTTTCCTCGTCCGCCGGGGTCAGCACCTCGCTTTCGTCTATCATGTCAACGCCGGTAACCTCCAGCACCCTAGCCTCGTCGGTGTGGCCAATCCTGCACTTGGCCATAATCGGAATGGTAACTGCGTCCATGATGTCTTCAATCACTTTGATGCTGGCTGTGCGCGCAACGCCTCCGGCCTTGCGGACATCATAAGGCAGTTTGTCAAGGACCATGACAGCCACCGCGCCGGCGTCTTCGGCAACTTGTGCCTGCTCCACGCTCGTCACGTCCATAACCACGCCGTGCTTTTGCATATGCGCAAAGCCGCGTTTTAGAAGAGTGGTGCCCCTGATCACCTTGGCGCCATTTCGCTCAGATACCCTGACGCCCTTTGGATCATGCTCGGCTGCCACAAGAGAAATCGTCATGCTCTGATTTTGTCAAAACGCTCTATATAGATATTAGCGTGATTTACCGGTGTGCCGAGATTATCTCATCCAGAGTCGATCCAATGTTGCGCACAATCGGAGGCACCGAGCCTTTTGTCGCATTGGCATCTACCCATGCCATTGTCTTTGTTGTGGAAGAAGGAAGGGCCGAAGTTAGGCTATTGCTGTCACCCGTTGTCCCAAATCCTGCTGAATTTACCAGGTGTACGTCAAGTGAGTACCTGGTGAATTTTGTAGCATTATCCGTTCGCGGATAGTCTGCGTCTGGAATTTGCAAAAAGCCTGTATCAAGAATAAGTGAGTGGAGCCGCGACAGTTCGTCTGAGGTCAGAGCAAAGTCTTTTTCCCGGGGTAACGAGGCATTCTCGTTAAAGCGCATCAACTTGGCCGATCCGTCTGCAGACACGGTCAGCAGGTCCGATGGTGCGCCTGTCTGGTTAAGGACGCTGTTCGGCGAGAAGCCCGACGTGAAGTTCTGACGCCCATAGTCCAGTGTGATGATTACGTCCTGTGAACTGCTCGATGGACTTGCCTGGCCGCCAGGGGAAACCACAGGTTCATTGGTGCCGTTCTTACCGTTAATCCCCGGAAGAAAGACAAGGGCTGCCATAACCGCAACTATGGCAACCATAATGATTACAAACTTGTTTCCGCCTGTAGCCACTTTAGGATCCTGGCTGTGCTGTGCGGATAAAGTTAAGCAGTCCGCCCGCGAGGAGTACCTGCCGCTGCCTTGGTGTAAGGTCGACTTTAAGCGTGATTTTTTTCACGCTTGTACCATTGCCCGCCTCAGCATCGATAGTTCGGGAATCAGATCGGAGCATTTCAGTCACCCCGGCTATGTTAACTAGCGTCTGTTGTGGCAGAGCCTCAAAGTCGGCGCTGTTTGAGAGCTCGAACGGAATTATTCCAAAGTTAATCAGGTTGGCCCTGTGAATCCGCGCAAATGATTTTGCGATCACTCCCTTTATGCCCAGATACATCGGAGCAAGAGCCGCATGCTCCCTGCTTGAGCCCTGCCCGTAATTGTCGCCTCCAACTATAAAGCCGCCTCCCTTCTCCTTTGCGCGCTTGGCAAACTCTGGATCTATCCAGTAAAAGACATACTCGCTTATTGCCGGGATATTACTTCGCAGGGGCAGGATTTTTGCGCCTGCGGGCATGATAGCGTCCGTGCTGATGTTGTCACCAACTCTTATCAGGACCTCGCCTCGCAGAGCCTGCTCCATCGGCTGTCGCAGTGGAAGTGGCTTGATGTTGGGCCCTCGTGCAACCACCACTTGTCCCGCCTGGGAGGTTGGCGCAGGTTCAATGATTCCCGAATCGTCAATGACGTACCTGTCGGGCCATGGGATCGCAGGGTATTCGCCCAGATCCCTCGGGTCGGTGATCTTGCCAGTCACGGCGCAGGCGATGCAGACTTCGGGAGAGGTCAGAAAGACCTTGTCGTCCTTGGTGCCGCTCCGGCCGGGCCAGTTGCGATTAAACGACCTTATCGATATCCAGTCGGTCCCCGGGGCTGAGCCCATGCCGATGCACCCCTGGCAGCCGCTCTCAAGGAGCCGAGCGCCTGAAGCGATAATGTTATAGATTGAACCATCCCGGGCGACCGTCTCAAGCACTTGCTTTGAGCCGGGGTTGATCGCCATTGTTACGTTCGGGTGTATCTTCCTCCCCTTGAGAACATGTGCGACCGTCATGAGTTCAGTATAGCTGGAATTCGTGCACGATCCGATAAGCACTTGCTGGACGTCGGCTCCCTGGACGTCCCGGACCTTCTTCACCGCGTCTGGTGAGCCGGGCAGCGCAATGAGCGGCTCGAGCTCACCCAGGTCAATCTCCATGTCCTCGTCATAGCTGCAGCCCGGGTCTGCCGCGATGCGTGTATAGTCCTGTGGGCGCGCTTGGCGCGTCATGTAGTCGAGAGTGACCTCATCGGACTCAAAGATCGAAGTGGTCGCCCCCAGTTCTGCCCCCATGTTGCAGATGGTTCCACGCTGAGGAATGCCGAAGTTCTTTATTCCATCACCGTAATACTCAAAAATCTTACCTACTCCCCCCTTGACGGACAGCCGGCGGAGCATTTCAAGAATAACGTCCTTTGCGGTCACCCAAGGTCCCAGCTTGCCGGTGAGTTTTACGCCCACGATTTTTGGCATCTTGGTGTAAAAAGGCGCGCCTGCCATCGCCACGGCCACGTCTAGTCCGCCTACACCTATGGCGAGCATTCCTGCACCACCGGCAGTGGGAGTGTGACTGTCAGAGCCGATAAGCAGCCTTCCCGGGACCGAAAACCTCTCCAGGTTTACCTGATGGCATATGCCGTTTCCGGGCTTTGAGTAATGAATGCCGTAC
Proteins encoded:
- the pdxT gene encoding pyridoxal 5'-phosphate synthase glutaminase subunit PdxT, producing MSDSSGRPSASSTGKLVIGVAGFQGDIEENLAAAQNALKQLGLDGEVISVRYPDEIERVDALILPGGESTVISTLAAIHSSLPAIRSRISEGLPVLGTCAGMIMLSNRAFDRVVGETKQKLIGGLDIVVERNAFGRQSDSFETDLDMPSLGKSPFKAVFIRAPAVSDVGSGVQVIAKLDGRPVAVRQKNLIGTSFHPELSDDTRIHEELVRMAAAFHESRLKN
- a CDS encoding aconitate hydratase; protein product: MPSTSSDRNNEQTGPLNLAQKIISSHLAEGKMEPGQEVGLKVDRVLMQDATGTMACLQFEAMGIPRVKVEHAAIYVDHNILQTGFENGDDHRFLQTFASRYGIHYSKPGNGICHQVNLERFSVPGRLLIGSDSHTPTAGGAGMLAIGVGGLDVAVAMAGAPFYTKMPKIVGVKLTGKLGPWVTAKDVILEMLRRLSVKGGVGKIFEYYGDGIKNFGIPQRGTICNMGAELGATTSIFESDEVTLDYMTRQARPQDYTRIAADPGCSYDEDMEIDLGELEPLIALPGSPDAVKKVRDVQGADVQQVLIGSCTNSSYTELMTVAHVLKGRKIHPNVTMAINPGSKQVLETVARDGSIYNIIASGARLLESGCQGCIGMGSAPGTDWISIRSFNRNWPGRSGTKDDKVFLTSPEVCIACAVTGKITDPRDLGEYPAIPWPDRYVIDDSGIIEPAPTSQAGQVVVARGPNIKPLPLRQPMEQALRGEVLIRVGDNISTDAIMPAGAKILPLRSNIPAISEYVFYWIDPEFAKRAKEKGGGFIVGGDNYGQGSSREHAALAPMYLGIKGVIAKSFARIHRANLINFGIIPFELSNSADFEALPQQTLVNIAGVTEMLRSDSRTIDAEAGNGTSVKKITLKVDLTPRQRQVLLAGGLLNFIRTAQPGS
- the pdxS gene encoding pyridoxal 5'-phosphate synthase lyase subunit PdxS, which gives rise to MTISLVAAEHDPKGVRVSERNGAKVIRGTTLLKRGFAHMQKHGVVMDVTSVEQAQVAEDAGAVAVMVLDKLPYDVRKAGGVARTASIKVIEDIMDAVTIPIMAKCRIGHTDEARVLEVTGVDMIDESEVLTPADEERHIWKWDFTTPYVNGAKSLGEALRRVEEGCAMIRTKGEPGTGNVSEAVTHIRAVNGEVRRIRSMFQDGDKQELMKAARELKVSFAIVEETARLGRLPVVNFAAGGITTPADAALLMNLGCDGVFVGSGIFKSDDPAQRARAVVLATTFHDDEKVVAEAQKMVDEKKSLLGLDVKNLELRMQERGQSA
- the glmM gene encoding phosphoglucosamine mutase yields the protein MQQKGEQNGPRLFGTNGVRGVYGSTINHHLVIDLVRALASYFRNGPIVVGYDGRHSSPTISKLVRATLNSAGIRTADAGLLPTPCLQFAAKKLGYSGGIMVTASHNPPEYNGLKPSGADGVEISREDELAVEKAYYDKVYPPVHAHAATDSRDESVVPAYIDAALALVDSDRIRNRKFTIVMDTGNGAQAAVAPLIARHLGCKVIVVNGRIDGDFPARGSEPLVTNLSILTEAVKSSRADLGVAFDGDGDRSIFCDEKGAIHWGDKTGALLTRHLISTRHPGAEVVCPINTSMVLESVTKEAGGRVFYTKVGSVEVSREMVARGSPLGLEENGGYMYGPMNQVRDGAMSTCLVLDMLAASASPFSGLVAGLPRTYQFKDKFSCNSRASVESVVRAVLGHGSPRRIEQMDGAKIWIDDESWVMVRPSGTEPLIRMYAESTDKSLLDSKVEEYRRVIVSTIGGMQDS